The Streptomyces sp. V3I7 genome segment TCGGTGTCCTCGCCGCCGACGGGGACGAGGTGGGCGACGCTGATGGCGTTGTAGAGGTCGACGAGCAGGTTGATCCGTGGCAGCCCGGCCTCGGACAGCGCCCTCTTGGCCAGCGCCTCCGCCGAGTTGCGGGTCCGTGACGGCTTCGATCCGAACCCCGCGTACACCTCGCGCCAGGCCGCCATGTGCGGGTCCTCGTGCGGCGCACGCCCCGCCAGCCGTACGGCGAGACGCCGGGCCGCGTCGTCGAGAAGCGCCGAACTGGCCTCGGTGCTCGGCCCGTTGACGAGGTCGTGCGCCTCGATGGCAACGTAGGTGAATCCGGGCGCGAGCACGCGCACGTCGTCGGACACGGTCAGCTTGAGATCCATCTGCCTTCGCCTCACAGCGCGGTGGGGAGCGTCTTCCACAGGTACGGCCGGTCGGGCGCAGCCCGAAGGGCGCGGAGGACGGCCGGATGGGGTTCAGCATACAGGACCGGGTAGTCCATCTCATTGGACTCGGGGTCGGCCACCCAGGCCAGCCGCTCACCGTCGAGGGAGAACCGCGCGTCGACACCGGGCTTGTTGCCGCGCGGGTCCTGCCGGTGCCACGCTCCGCGGAAACGGACGGCGACCAGTCCGTGCACGACATGTCCGGAACCGTCGTCGTGCGCCAGACGCTGGTAGCACAGCCCCGCCGGGATGCCCTCGGCCCGCAGCAGCGCGGCCAGCGCGTGGACCTTGGCGTGACAGATGCCGGTGCCCTGCTCCAGCACGTCGGAGGCGCGCCAGGTGACGCGCGGGTCACCGCTGTCCGCGGAGTGCGGGATCTCGTCGCGCACGAAAGCGAACGCGGCACGCGCATAGTCATACGAGTCCGCCGCACCCTCGGCCAGACGGGAGGCAGTCGCCCTGACCAGCGAATGACGGTGATCGATGGCATCACCGGCGGCCAGATAGGCGGACAGGCCAGGGGTGTCCTGGATCAGCTCCATACCCGCGGAGCATAAGAACGCGACCACCGGATCGTCAATGACTTTCCTTGTGGCCGCATACCTATGCTAGCAATCAACCTGCCGCGCACGTGGGCGCTAGCGCGCCATTTCCTCCTTCAGCGCCGCCACGAACGCGTCCACGTCCTCCTCCGTCGTGTCGAAGGCGCACATCCAGCGGACGTCGCCCGCGGCCTCGTCCCAGAAGTAGAAGCGGAACCGCTTCTGCAGGCGCTCGCTCACGTCGTGCGGGAGGCGGGCGAAGACGCCGTTGGCCTGGACCGGGTAGAGGATCTCCACGCCGTGCACCGCGCGGACGCCCTCCGCGAGGCGCTGGGCCATCTCGTTGGCGTGGCGGGCGTTGCGCAGCCAGAGGTCCTTGGCGAGCAGGGCCTCCAACTGCACCGAAACGAAGCGCATCTTGGAGGCGAGCTGCATGGACATCTTGCGTATGTGCTTCATGCGCCGGACGGCGTCCTGGTTGAGGACGACGACCGCCTCGCCGAACATGGCGCCGTTCTTCGTCCCGCCCAGCGAGAGGATGTCGACGCCGACGGCGTTGGTGAACGTCCGCATGGGGACGTCCAGGGACGCGGCGGCGTTGGCGATCCGGGAGCCGTCCAGGTGCACGGCCATGCCGCGCGCGTGGGCGTGCTCGCAGACCGCACGGATCTCGTCGGGCGTGTAGAGCGTGCCGAGCTCCGTGCTCTGGGTGATCGACACGACCTGCGGCATCGCGCGGTGCTCGTCCTCCCAGCCCCAGGCCTGCCGGTCGATCAGCTCGGGCGTGAGCTTGCCGTCCGGCGTGGGCACGGTGAGCAGCTTGAGTCCGGCCATGCGCTCGGGGGCGCCGCCCTCGTCCACGTTGATGTGTGCGGACTCGGCGCAGACCACCGCACCCCAGCGGTCGGTGACCGCCTGGAGTGCCACGACGTTCGCACCGGTGCCGTTGAAGACCGGGAAGGCCTCCGCCGTGGCGCCGAAGTGGCTGCGGACGATCCGCTGGAGGTTCTCGGTGTACGCGTCCTCGCC includes the following:
- a CDS encoding B3/4 domain-containing protein; translated protein: MDLKLTVSDDVRVLAPGFTYVAIEAHDLVNGPSTEASSALLDDAARRLAVRLAGRAPHEDPHMAAWREVYAGFGSKPSRTRNSAEALAKRALSEAGLPRINLLVDLYNAISVAHLVPVGGEDTDRIQGGMRLLRATGDEDFVTVAGGEETVEHPDAGEVVWCDEAGVTCRRWNWRQGPRTRLTEETTSGLFLLETLAPMPVAEAEAAGAELAELLEKFSPGARIEAGAAVSVSQA
- a CDS encoding transglutaminase family protein — translated: MELIQDTPGLSAYLAAGDAIDHRHSLVRATASRLAEGAADSYDYARAAFAFVRDEIPHSADSGDPRVTWRASDVLEQGTGICHAKVHALAALLRAEGIPAGLCYQRLAHDDGSGHVVHGLVAVRFRGAWHRQDPRGNKPGVDARFSLDGERLAWVADPESNEMDYPVLYAEPHPAVLRALRAAPDRPYLWKTLPTAL
- a CDS encoding low specificity L-threonine aldolase, which produces MNRPKTDARRHHDPEVRGFASDNYAGVHPEVLAAVALANGGHQVAYGEDAYTENLQRIVRSHFGATAEAFPVFNGTGANVVALQAVTDRWGAVVCAESAHINVDEGGAPERMAGLKLLTVPTPDGKLTPELIDRQAWGWEDEHRAMPQVVSITQSTELGTLYTPDEIRAVCEHAHARGMAVHLDGSRIANAAASLDVPMRTFTNAVGVDILSLGGTKNGAMFGEAVVVLNQDAVRRMKHIRKMSMQLASKMRFVSVQLEALLAKDLWLRNARHANEMAQRLAEGVRAVHGVEILYPVQANGVFARLPHDVSERLQKRFRFYFWDEAAGDVRWMCAFDTTEEDVDAFVAALKEEMAR